In the genome of Magnolia sinica isolate HGM2019 chromosome 2, MsV1, whole genome shotgun sequence, one region contains:
- the LOC131237667 gene encoding uncharacterized protein LOC131237667, protein MAETHSNKRVRVDSDESHTESPDSSEAKRFRADILDILDDVDASGDRDPAIEDLATVMKSLEEEISLSLTAPPPFPLSESDSSESQPDLGYLLEASDDELGLPPTSSSAENDKESVDVLRGETETAEFGQIWGFEDEIPSYDALGFGICAEGEKNEDEPVFFGGLFDYPDVVSGPSDFSELSWRPESLPAL, encoded by the coding sequence ATGGCAGAAACCCATTCCAACAAGcgagtccgagtcgactcggacgagtCACACACCGAGTCGCCTGACTCATCCGAAGCGAAGCGCTTCCGGGCAGACATCCTCGATATTCTCGACGACGTTGACGCCTCCGGTGATCGGGATCCGGCCATCGAAGATCTTGCGACGGTCATGAAGAGCCTTGAGGAAGAGATATCTTTGTCCCTGACAGCCCCACCACCGTTTCCGTTGTCCGAGTCGGACTCGTCCGAGTCGCAACCCGATCTGGGTTACCTCCTTGAAGCCTCGGACGACGAACTAGGCCTTCCTCCCACGTCCTCCAGCGCGGAGAATGACAAGGAGTCCGTtgatgtcctacgtggcgaaacaGAGACCGCTGAATTCGGTCAGATTTGGGGTTTCGAGGATGAGATCCCGAGTTATGATGCGTTGGGATTCGGGATTTGTGCGGAGGGAGAGAAGAACGAGGACGAGCCTGTTTTTTTCGGTGGTCTTTTTGATTATCCGGACGTTGTATCTGGGCCGTCTGATTTTTCTGAGTTATCGTGGCGGCCCGAATCGTTACCGGCACTGTAG